The proteins below come from a single Desulfotomaculum sp. genomic window:
- a CDS encoding diaminopimelate epimerase codes for MQFRKVQGLGNDFVMIDLLKNKDYLHTDLSSLARKACHRRLGIGADGLVLILPDEQADARMRIFNPDGSEPQICGNAIRCVARYLFEHKIVPHKKIRIETLAGIIAPEIILQDGKLAAVKVDMGEPRLERKEIPMIGPPGQVINEPLAIGDHIWQVTAVSMGNPHCLIFVDDPDTFPLAQWGPQIENHPSFPERTNVEFIQVLNRTEIKMRVWERGAGATLACGTGTCATLVGCVLNGLTNRKAAVHLALGDLLIDWAGNNHVYMTGPAEEVFCGEFPV; via the coding sequence ATGCAGTTTAGGAAGGTCCAGGGACTGGGCAACGATTTCGTGATGATCGATCTACTGAAAAACAAAGACTATCTGCATACGGATTTGAGCAGTCTGGCCAGAAAAGCGTGCCACCGCCGGCTGGGTATCGGCGCAGACGGTCTGGTTTTAATTCTACCTGACGAACAGGCGGACGCAAGAATGCGCATTTTTAATCCGGACGGCAGCGAACCCCAGATATGCGGCAACGCCATCCGCTGTGTTGCCAGATACCTGTTCGAACATAAAATTGTTCCACATAAAAAAATCAGGATAGAAACACTTGCCGGCATTATCGCGCCGGAAATTATTCTTCAAGACGGAAAGTTGGCAGCCGTAAAAGTAGATATGGGTGAACCGCGGCTGGAAAGAAAAGAGATCCCTATGATCGGCCCGCCAGGGCAGGTAATAAACGAACCCCTGGCAATTGGTGATCATATTTGGCAAGTTACAGCAGTTTCAATGGGAAACCCGCATTGTCTGATCTTTGTAGATGATCCGGATACTTTTCCTTTAGCACAGTGGGGCCCGCAAATCGAAAATCATCCCTCTTTTCCTGAACGGACCAATGTTGAATTTATCCAGGTCCTCAACCGCACTGAAATAAAAATGCGTGTCTGGGAGCGGGGAGCAGGGGCAACCCTGGCCTGCGGCACGGGAACATGCGCCACACTGGTAGGATGTGTCTTAAACGGCCTGACGAATAGAAAGGCGGCTGTCCATCTTGCCCTGGGCGACCTTTTGATAGATTGGGCAGGCAATAACCATGTTTACATGACAGGCCCCGCCGAAGAAGTCTTTTGCGGCGAGTTTCCTGTATAA
- a CDS encoding radical SAM protein: MYKGGKIGSFYKIDLDKAGKGWFEIGPIRPPSEGRDHSLLLRVTRNCPWNLCEFCRTYKKQKYSARTVEEVKADIDTVKALAEEIKSASWQIGMGGNVTNEVITAMIKSNPELYGIDDEELVNQRLNCLFSVANWLYSGGATVFLQDANTPQMRTPDLLEILVYLREKFPGIERITSYARSKTIARKTDEQMRQLKEAGLSRLHIGMESGLDEVLEDVKKGVTAEEQIIAGKKTKAAGITLSEYIMPGLGGRKWSERHAVESARVLNEVGADFIRLRSFTPRRNSPVYDKVLAGQFSTLNEDEVIAEIGLFVENLNCNSYLISDQMVNLLWEIEGQLPQDKEVILKMINNHLQKPEHERLKVWLDRRLSAYMSISGLLNQSLSAKVDEARRLIDQKAPEARQKVQEVLDYIKPLFI; the protein is encoded by the coding sequence ATGTATAAGGGTGGTAAAATTGGCTCTTTCTACAAGATAGATTTGGATAAGGCCGGAAAAGGCTGGTTTGAAATCGGACCGATCAGGCCCCCCAGCGAAGGGAGAGACCATTCTCTTTTGCTCAGGGTAACTAGAAATTGTCCCTGGAACCTCTGCGAGTTCTGCCGTACTTATAAAAAACAAAAATACAGCGCACGTACCGTAGAGGAAGTCAAAGCAGATATTGATACAGTCAAAGCGCTTGCTGAAGAAATAAAGTCAGCTTCCTGGCAAATAGGTATGGGCGGCAATGTAACTAATGAAGTTATCACGGCAATGATTAAGAGCAACCCGGAATTATACGGAATAGATGATGAGGAACTGGTTAACCAGAGGCTCAACTGCCTGTTCAGCGTCGCTAACTGGCTTTATTCCGGCGGAGCTACCGTTTTTCTTCAAGATGCAAACACGCCGCAGATGCGCACACCCGATCTGCTTGAAATACTTGTTTACCTCAGGGAGAAATTCCCGGGTATTGAAAGGATAACATCTTACGCAAGGTCAAAAACTATCGCCCGCAAGACGGATGAACAAATGAGGCAGTTGAAAGAAGCGGGGCTTAGCCGCCTCCATATCGGCATGGAATCCGGACTTGACGAGGTCCTTGAAGACGTAAAGAAAGGCGTCACGGCTGAGGAACAGATCATAGCAGGCAAAAAAACAAAAGCCGCGGGAATTACCTTAAGCGAATATATTATGCCGGGCCTTGGGGGAAGAAAATGGTCGGAGCGCCATGCTGTTGAATCGGCAAGAGTATTAAATGAAGTCGGCGCCGATTTTATCAGGCTGAGGAGCTTTACTCCGCGTCGAAACAGCCCTGTGTATGACAAGGTTTTAGCCGGGCAGTTCTCAACCCTTAATGAGGATGAGGTTATCGCTGAAATAGGCCTTTTTGTAGAGAATCTAAACTGTAACTCTTACCTGATCAGCGACCAGATGGTCAACCTGCTCTGGGAAATCGAAGGTCAGCTTCCCCAGGACAAAGAGGTCATACTGAAAATGATTAACAATCACCTCCAGAAACCTGAACATGAACGCCTGAAAGTATGGCTGGACAGACGCCTGTCAGCTTACATGAGCATCAGCGGACTTCTGAATCAAAGCCTTTCGGCAAAAGTAGACGAGGCCCGTCGCTTAATTGATCAAAAGGCTCCCGAAGCCAGGCAAAAGGTCCAGGAAGTCCTGGACTATATCAAACCTTTGTTTATTTAA